The DNA sequence GAACAAAGCAAAAATTAAATGTAGAGACCGTTTCAAATTCCTGCACAGAACCAATCCGAGTTTGGGGGCTACGGGGTACGGATGCAACAACAAATCCATGGCCGAGGTATACGATATTACCGCTAAAAAGCTCGCCTTTGTCCTGTCCAAACCAaggcaagcttgggggctatgatatgTAACCTATACCTCGGCCACCCAAAAACTCggaacaaaaaaataaagtcgaacccgaaaatttgaaaaaaagagaGACCTGGTAAGCAAAATCTGATCACCTAAAACAGAACACGATAACTGACCCAGAATCTCGAACCTATTCGCAACAAACGAGCAAAACATCATCTATAAAGCCAAGTATACAACCCCGGCTAAAGATCAGGTTCTACCTTTAGTTTTACATTAACTTAGTATATTTACTAAACCTCCttattgacttgagcgtcggagtatcttttgCAGGTATTTTTGTCGCGGTGTTCCGTCCAGATCGACGTATAGCTCTCCCTCCTCAACGAGTGTTATTCGGAATCGCTATAGCTCGGTCACCCCTACACGGACGAATCACATATGATTATatataatcttttttattatatatttatatgaatttatagaaaaatgagggctaaaatttttatatatgaataattttaacgtaaaatataaaaatatttgattattttagtattttatatgaTTGTGATGGTAGCACAAAACTGTCATTGacgttttataattaaaaaaatttaactatgaAAGAACAAAACGTCATTAACAttttatcacaaaaaatattaatttaattattaaaacacaaaacgttattaatattttgttaaaaaatgttattttaattgtaaaaacagTGATATTTTGTAAATATTCATAGCAATATTTAACACATAATTTAATTCTTCAGGAAGAATTTCACActtaataatacaatataaaagaaattcaaaaatgaaCTTAGTAAAATAGTATtgagaatattattattattattattattattattattattattattattatcggaTTTGTTAATTGCCGGAACTTGGGAGTAAAGGGAAGCGGAGAGAGAGGGATGAAAGACAGAGAGAATTGCACTCATTCATTCACTCACTTGTAGTTGTTTGTGTGACTCTCAAGACTTAAGACAAAGAAGAAGCATAGGAATTGGCAACAAATAACAACACAGATGCAAGatccaccaccaacaccaccacctccAAACTCCGCTTCCCACTTACCTCCACCGGCCCCCTCCACCGCCGCAACTTCCTCAGCCTCCTCACTCTTCGTTCGCTCCGCCGCCAATGGCCACCGCCGAGCTCACTCTGAGGTCAGTTTCCGCTTACCTGACGACATGATGGACCTCTCGCCGTCGGATCCGTTCACCGGCGGCTCCTCCACGGCCAGCCTCGACGAGATCGGATCGGAGGATGACCTGTTCACGACGTACATTGACGTGGACAAGCTCGGGAATGGCTCGGGCGGATCGGGAAACGGATCGGATCCGATTGGTAATGGTACAGAATCGGAGAAGGCGGTTCCGAGGCCGAGGCATAGGCACAGTAACTCTGTGGATGGTTCTACGACGTCGTTTGGGGAGATCATGGACGCTAAGAAAGCTATGCCTCCTGATAAGCTCGCTGAGCTTTGGACCATTGATCCCAAGCGTGCTAAGAGGTCTTCAATCatttttgctttttaatttttcaaaatgcaTACTTCAATTTGCGATGTTTTTCTTCTTTCGtgatttggatttggatttggatTGGTTGCTGAATGgtttagatttaggttttgatgttTTGAGTAAGCTCGTTAGTAGTGTGGATTTTTGAAGTACAGATTGGATCTTGTTTTGAAGTCTAAATCATTGACTAAGTGAAGTTTGTGCTTGGTTTCTATATTAAGAGTATAGTTTTCGGATTTTTTCATTCACATCACTCTTAACTGGTCATTATATTTATATATCCAAGAATTTTGCTTAGAGAAGTAAAAGTTGAATTATTTTGACTAACCAGGAGAGGATTCAAGATGAATGTATGTTGTTAGTAGATTTgtgagagaggaagagaaaaacGAACAGAATTTGGAGGGTTGTGTTATTTATGCTTGTGTGTGACGCTTTTTGACAATTATGGTATTCTCCATGAtacttaattttcttgtcatCAGTATAAGTTTGCGGTTGTGGGAAAGTCTACCCTTATTGTGATCTTAGGTTGTCGCAGAAGCAAATTTGTCAATACTTCAGTGACGAAGATTTTTTATGGTGTTTGAATCTTATGGGTTAAAACTTAAAAGGGATGTCAACTTGTCATAGTATAGTGCTTATGTGTCCAAGTTTCAATTGATGAATTTGTAATTTATGGTTTATGAACAATTAGAGATCATTAAGAATCTTCCTGTTCAGTgcaaaaatattaagtaattttgTATGTTGAGCATTTGAAATGGAAGGAGCCTGAGGGGATTGTGTAAAAGAGGCTGCTCTCTTTCCTTTAACTTTGAGTGACTTTAATGTTAGTAATTACTAATTCCTGTAGatcttgtttttttattattctcatagtttaattatgttgttgTCCATTTAGGATACTTGCAAATAGGCAATCTGCTGCTCGATCAAAAGAGAGAAAGGCTCGCTACATTCAAGAACTTGAGCGCAAAGTTCAGACTCTTCAAACTGAAGCCACAACCCTTTCTGCCCAGCTGACACTATACCAGGTTTGTTTTGACAGATATCTAATACAAAAAAACCACTTCTAAGTTTATCTATTTTGCAATAACACTTGCAGGAGTTCCATTCTATAATAGCCCCTGCTTTTTAATATTGGATTTCAATGTAGCTCAGTGCAATAAATTCAACTGCTTGATCTATGAACACCTGAGGTCTCATAGAACTTAATGGAACATTTacttctgttttcttcttttttctgctctttctttattataatatatttgctTTATTACTTTGAAGTATTTTTCCTCTTAATAGTTTGTAATTTCATATCAAAATACTGAAGAACAAGCAGTTGACCTCGCCTTCCATTAGTACGAAACTTGTGTATGAGTATGAATATACGACTCAATCAGCTTTTTATCTTTTGTAGAGGGACACAAATGGTCTGAGTACTGAAAACACAGAGCTTAAGCTCCGCCTGCAAGCCATGGAGCAACAAGCACAACTTCGTGATGGTAACCATTATTACCATTTGAATCTCATCACATTTCTTAAAGTATGCTATTAGTgttaattaattatgtttaaatGGTTTCTGCTTTGCTTTAGCTCTTAATGAGGCACTGAAGAAAGAAGTCGAGAGGCTTAAGGTTGCCACTGGCGAAATGATGAGCCCCACTGAGTCTTTTAACCTTGGAATGCACCAGATGCCATTCACAGGAGCAAATTTCTTTCCGATCCAACCCCAATCAGGTCCTTCTGATCACCAGAACATGCAGTTGCCACCATTTGCTCATGCCCCATCTGGCATGCCAACGCATCAACTACAACAATCGAGTTCTCATCCACTCTCGGAAATAATGCAAAATCATATGCAGGGACTCGACATCAACAGCAAAGGACCAACTACGGTGAAGTCCGAAGGCCCATCAATTTCTGCAAGTGAGAGTAGCACTACATTCTGAATTTAACACAAATTGCTTGACCTGCTGACTTTTATCCATGGCATCATTCATTGTTTATAGTGTTGACATCTAGTCAACTAATGAAGGTACTCTATTTCATTAAATCTTCCATTCAGATTCAAGGGTTAATTCTTGATTATTTATTCTTAGGGATGCTCCCCAAAAAGGGGAAGCACCTTTGGGGTTTTGTTGCCAAGTTCGTGCAATCGTGTTTCAGCTTGGTGTTCAGTGTTTCTGGTTTCTGGAACAGTGGGAGTGCTAGGTTACTCTGTGTATGTTGGGAAGTATAAATGATCCCCCTCTAGTCATTTTGTATCATTAttgtatcatcatcatcatcattcaaatGATAGCATGGAAGCTCTGATTCATTgttgtttttttactttttagttcATGGTACCAAGTAAGGACTTGGGTTCTTTGTATGATGTTTAGTTACCGAGTTAAGTTTTAGATTTATTATTCATAGTTTTGTTGTACAATTTCAGTGTTTTAGAGACCAATTGTACTACGCTTATCCTAAAATCAGACCTTTCATGAAGCATgtgcttctcttttctttttttctccggTGGTGTAAAGCAAGTGCTGCTTTTTAATGCTGAATGCTTGAACGTCCCAGTTTATTGCTTCTGATTTTAATATAGGGAATAGGGATAAGTCATAAGTATGCTTTTGTGCATCCTTGGTTTTGATTTTATTCCTTAATGTTTTTAATgtacaaaatagaataaataaaaatgctatttgtacattaaaatcagccaccatatatatacaaatacatgtgctatttaatttattttcaatacaaaaatattatttgtacattaaaataaGCCAACAAAATTAGTTACTATGTATTTTTGTAGATacatatgtagtttaatttatttttaatatatattttgtattttaatatgtattttacacTAGTGATTGATTTggtagttaattttagtatacatggttgtattttaatatatatttttaatatatattttaatatgtattttatattagtggttgattttaatggctaattttagtgtatatttaGCACAGTTGCTAGATAAAATGTTagaagataaaattaaaacaaaattttaattttagaacataaaatatatttatctcCTGTTTTAAATAATTAGTAATGTCAAGACCAATTTTTTGACAATTAGGGGCCGTGAAAAATgttcctttcttttttcttcttataaTGCATTTTGTAGTGGAATATTAATAACAATTTAACCGAGTATAaggatattaatttttaaatcaaataaaatagatCAGAATGATAATCGAGTTCAGTTTTAAAGTGATTCTTCATATGAGTTAGATGcattaaaatagtttttgaaatacCAGTTGCATTAATTATTATATCTTTGGAATTGACAAGAATACATTCCGTTAGTCTTTAATGACATAATAAGTTACTTGATAGAAAAGAGTTGAGATAATAATATGGGTTAGTCTTTAATGACATAATAAGTTACTTGATAGAAAAGAGTTGAGATAATAATATGGGAAGATGTTCACATATGTCACTCTATTTGTTTGGAATTATaggggagtggatcctctccagtgaataaaaaactgGATGGTGTGCAGTGTTTAATCTAACCATTCACCAcattctctctcttatttatttttggtcccactaTTAAAATCAAAGGTGAGAGATTGCACTGTATTTTATCAAGTGTTGAAAAAACTGAAGAGGATCCATTTCCGGAATTATGGTATTTCAATTTCTACAACCATTAAgatatatgttaaataatatatgtgGTC is a window from the Arachis hypogaea cultivar Tifrunner chromosome 17, arahy.Tifrunner.gnm2.J5K5, whole genome shotgun sequence genome containing:
- the LOC112765181 gene encoding transcription factor RF2b; this translates as MQDPPPTPPPPNSASHLPPPAPSTAATSSASSLFVRSAANGHRRAHSEVSFRLPDDMMDLSPSDPFTGGSSTASLDEIGSEDDLFTTYIDVDKLGNGSGGSGNGSDPIGNGTESEKAVPRPRHRHSNSVDGSTTSFGEIMDAKKAMPPDKLAELWTIDPKRAKRILANRQSAARSKERKARYIQELERKVQTLQTEATTLSAQLTLYQRDTNGLSTENTELKLRLQAMEQQAQLRDALNEALKKEVERLKVATGEMMSPTESFNLGMHQMPFTGANFFPIQPQSGPSDHQNMQLPPFAHAPSGMPTHQLQQSSSHPLSEIMQNHMQGLDINSKGPTTVKSEGPSISASESSTTF